In Corylus avellana chromosome ca2, CavTom2PMs-1.0, the following proteins share a genomic window:
- the LOC132168622 gene encoding probable leucine-rich repeat receptor-like serine/threonine-protein kinase At3g14840 isoform X6, whose translation MMMMARVVPYIGFVVLIFLLLCMEAQAGRLGPTPDDEVEALGEIAQQLGKTDWKMEIDPCINDTSWLTPAPPKSEESVYTNIVWCNCSYPGGACHVENITLTGQDLDGILPPALVKLKYLKIIDLARNYLSGNIPHEWATMQLERMSIAVNNLSGPIPNHLGKMTTLQYLSIENNQFSGTVPPGLGNLLNLEDIFLSANNLTGELPPALARLTKLRQFRISSNNFTGKMPDFFQSWKQLEKLEIQGSGLKGPIPSSISVLKNLTELRISDLLGEGSDFPPLMNMKHMGELTLSSCNISGEIPGYIANMKILKKLDLSFNRLEKQIPEFEGLTLMNTYLTSNLLNGSIPNWIRNSKRSIDLSYNNLTRSPQDTCTGTGLNLFKSFHGQENSTLGVCPEDKPCSQDYYSLHINCGGSSANIGSISYVGDTDLGGPSRFYEAGDNWGFSSTGHFQKADIKNYTTNNVSVLRMHDYKLYMNARISPLSHTYYVQCLANGKYTVRLHFAEIVLRGNKSFYGLGRRIFDVYVQRELKRKDFDIVKEAKGVDTAVIINFTAVSVINKSLEIRFHWAGKGTTATPKRGIYGPLISAISVEANFRPSKWKKNIAVGAVVFSLCVVSIILCILWWKGCFGRRLSREKGPEEYCLNLDWPTRQKICVGIARGLAFLHEESTIKVVHRDIKTTNVLLDRDLNPKISDFGLAKLDEEGNTHISTRVAGTIGYMAPEYALWGYLTYKADVYSFGVVTLEIVAGKNNMKYRPNENYVCLLDWALVLQRKGNIMELVDPKLGSELNKEEASRMIKVALLCTNPSPALRPTMSAVVSMLEGQTIVDEVTMDPSIYGDEMGFSALRHQFDQLQPVPMSSSGTESLIHSSVATWVGSSSTSGQDIYPVNLDSQ comes from the exons atgatgatgatggcaaGAGTTGTTCCTTATATTGGCTTTGTGGTACTCATCTTCTTGCTTTTGTGCATGGAAGCACAAGCAGGCCGTCTAGGCCCTACTCCTGATGATGAAG TTGAAGCCCTTGGTGAAATAGCTCAACAATTAGGAAAGACAGACTGGAAGATGGAGATAGACCCATGCATTAATGACACAAGTTGGCTCACACCGGCGCCACCAAAATCGGAGGAGTCAGTTTACACCAATATTGTCTGGTGCAATTGCTCCTACCCTGGAGGTGCTTGCCACGTAGAAAACAT AACACTTACAGGGCAGGATCTTGATGGTATACTCCCACCAGCTCTGGTGAAGCTAAAGTACCTTAAGATAAT TGATCTCGCTCGCAACTACCTCAGTGGTAATATACCACATGAATGGGCTACTATGCAGTTGGAACGTAT GTCCATCGCTGTGAACAACTTATCAGGACCAATTCCAAACCACTTGGGAAAAATGACCACTCTTCAATATCT GAGCATAGAGAACAATCAGTTTTCTGGAACTGTCCCACCTGGGCTTGGGAATTTGTTGAACTTGGAGGATAT CTTTCTTAGTGCTAACAATCTCACAGGGGAGTTGCCCCCGGCTCTCGCCCGGCTAACCAAATTAAGACAATT TAGGATTAGCAGTAACAACTTCACAGGAAAGATGCCAGATTTTTTCCAAAGTTGGAAGCAACTTGAGAAATT AGAGATCCAAGGTAGCGGTCTCAAAGGGCCAATCCCTTCTAGCATATCTGTCTTGAAAAATCTAACTGAACT AAGAATCAGTGACCTGCTCGGTGAAGGTTCAGATTTTCCACCCTTAATGAACATGAAACACATGGGGGAATT GACATTGAGCAGCTGTAACATCTCTGGAGAAATCCCTGGATATATAGCAAATatgaaaatacttaaaaaatt GGATCTCAGTTTCAACAGATTGGAAAAACAAATTCCAGAATTTGAAGGTCTAACGTTGATGAACAC GTATCTAACAAGTAACTTGCTTAATGGGAGTATTCCAAACTGGATCAGGAACAGTAAAAG GAGCATAGATCTTTCTTACAATAATCTTACTCGAAGTCCTCAAGATACTTGTACAGGAACAGGCCT GAATTTGTTCAAAAGCTTCCATGGACAGGAAAACTC AACGCTTGGTGTATGCCCAGAGGACAAACCATGTTCACAAG ATTACTATTCATTGCACATTAATTGTGGTGGAAGCAGTGCAAATATTGGAAGCATAAGTTATGTAGGGGATACAGATCTTGGAGGTCCATCAAGATTTTACGAAGCGGGAGATAACTGGGGATTTAGTAGCACTGGACACTTTCAGAAAGCTGATATCAAAAACTATACAACAAATAATGTATCTGTACTTAGAATGCATGACTACAAATTGTACATGAATGCACGCATCTCTCCCCTTTCTCACACATATTATGTGCAGTGCTTAGCAAATGGAAAATATACTGTGAGACTTCACTTTGCAGAGATTGTATTGAGAGGCAACAAATCTTTTTATGGTCTTGGAAGACGAATATTTGATGTTTATGTACAG AGGGAACTGAAGCGGAAGGATTTTGATATTGTAAAGGAAGCAAAAGGGGTTGATACTGCAGTCATTATTAACTTTACAGCAGTTTCAGTTATTAATAAAAGTTTAGAGATTCGCTTTCATTGGGCTGGGAAAGGGACAACAGCTACTCCAAAAAGAGGAATATATGGTCCTCTTATATCTGCCATCTCTGTGGAGGCTA ATTTCAGACCTAGCAAGTGGAAGAAGAACATTGCGGTTGGAGCTGTAGTTTTTTCACTATGTGTTGTTTCTATCATTTTATGCATTCTTTGGTGGAAGGGCTGTTTTGGTCGCAGATTATCAAGAGAAAAAG GTCCAGAGGAATATTGCTTAAACTTGGATTGGCCAACAAGGCAGAAAATATGTGTTGGCATAGCGAGAGGTCTGGCTTTCTTGCATGAGGAATCAACAATAAAAGTTGTTCATAGAGACATCAAAACTACCAATGTGCTACTGGATAGGGACCTAAACCCAAAGATTTCCGACTTTGGTTTGGCCAAGCTTGATGAAGAGGGAAACACCCATATCAGCACCCGAGTTGCTGGAACAAT AGGATACATGGCGCCAGAATATGCATTATGGGGTTATTTAACCTATAAAGCAGATGTCTATAGCTTTGGGGTTGTTACATTGGAAATTGTTGCTGGGAAAAACAACATGAAATATCGACCAAATGAGAATTATGTATGCCTTCTAGATTGG GCGCTTGTTCTACAAAGAAAGGGTAATATAATGGAGCTGGTGGATCCAAAGTTGGGTTCAGAGTTAAACAAGGAGGAAGCTAGTAGAATGATCAAAGTTGCTCTCTTATGCACTAATCCATCACCAGCACTTAGACCCACAATGTCTGCAGTAGTAAGCATGTTAGAAGGCCAAACCATTGTTGATGAAGTCACCATGGATCCGAGTATATATGGCGATGAAATGGGGTTTAGTGCCTTAAGACACCAGTTTGACCAACTCCAACCAGTACCAATGAGCTCAAGTGGAACAGAGAGCCTTATACATTCATCAGTTGCGACATGGGTTGGATCTTCTTCTACATCTGGCCAGGATATCTATCCAGTTAATCTTGATTCTCAGTAA
- the LOC132168622 gene encoding probable leucine-rich repeat receptor-like serine/threonine-protein kinase At3g14840 isoform X7 — MGYYAVGTSIAVNNLSGPIPNHLGKMTTLQYLSIENNQFSGTVPPGLGNLLNLEDIFLSANNLTGELPPALARLTKLRQFRISSNNFTGKMPDFFQSWKQLEKLEIQGSGLKGPIPSSISVLKNLTELRISDLLGEGSDFPPLMNMKHMGELTLSSCNISGEIPGYIANMKILKKLDLSFNRLEKQIPEFEGLTLMNTYLTSNLLNGSIPNWIRNSKRSIDLSYNNLTRSPQDTCTGTGLNLFKSFHGQENSTLGVCPEDKPCSQDYYSLHINCGGSSANIGSISYVGDTDLGGPSRFYEAGDNWGFSSTGHFQKADIKNYTTNNVSVLRMHDYKLYMNARISPLSHTYYVQCLANGKYTVRLHFAEIVLRGNKSFYGLGRRIFDVYVQRELKRKDFDIVKEAKGVDTAVIINFTAVSVINKSLEIRFHWAGKGTTATPKRGIYGPLISAISVEANFRPSKWKKNIAVGAVVFSLCVVSIILCILWWKGCFGRRLSREKELKGLDLQTGFFTFKQIRAATNNFEAANKIGEGGFGSVYKGILLDGTIIAVKQLSSKSKQGNREFVNEIGMISALQHPNLVRLYGCCIEGNQLFLVYEYMENNSLARALFGPEEYCLNLDWPTRQKICVGIARGLAFLHEESTIKVVHRDIKTTNVLLDRDLNPKISDFGLAKLDEEGNTHISTRVAGTIGYMAPEYALWGYLTYKADVYSFGVVTLEIVAGKNNMKYRPNENYVCLLDWALVLQRKGNIMELVDPKLGSELNKEEASRMIKVALLCTNPSPALRPTMSAVVSMLEGQTIVDEVTMDPSIYGDEMGFSALRHQFDQLQPVPMSSSGTESLIHSSVATWVGSSSTSGQDIYPVNLDSQ, encoded by the exons ATGGGCTACTATGCAGTTGGAAC GTCCATCGCTGTGAACAACTTATCAGGACCAATTCCAAACCACTTGGGAAAAATGACCACTCTTCAATATCT GAGCATAGAGAACAATCAGTTTTCTGGAACTGTCCCACCTGGGCTTGGGAATTTGTTGAACTTGGAGGATAT CTTTCTTAGTGCTAACAATCTCACAGGGGAGTTGCCCCCGGCTCTCGCCCGGCTAACCAAATTAAGACAATT TAGGATTAGCAGTAACAACTTCACAGGAAAGATGCCAGATTTTTTCCAAAGTTGGAAGCAACTTGAGAAATT AGAGATCCAAGGTAGCGGTCTCAAAGGGCCAATCCCTTCTAGCATATCTGTCTTGAAAAATCTAACTGAACT AAGAATCAGTGACCTGCTCGGTGAAGGTTCAGATTTTCCACCCTTAATGAACATGAAACACATGGGGGAATT GACATTGAGCAGCTGTAACATCTCTGGAGAAATCCCTGGATATATAGCAAATatgaaaatacttaaaaaatt GGATCTCAGTTTCAACAGATTGGAAAAACAAATTCCAGAATTTGAAGGTCTAACGTTGATGAACAC GTATCTAACAAGTAACTTGCTTAATGGGAGTATTCCAAACTGGATCAGGAACAGTAAAAG GAGCATAGATCTTTCTTACAATAATCTTACTCGAAGTCCTCAAGATACTTGTACAGGAACAGGCCT GAATTTGTTCAAAAGCTTCCATGGACAGGAAAACTC AACGCTTGGTGTATGCCCAGAGGACAAACCATGTTCACAAG ATTACTATTCATTGCACATTAATTGTGGTGGAAGCAGTGCAAATATTGGAAGCATAAGTTATGTAGGGGATACAGATCTTGGAGGTCCATCAAGATTTTACGAAGCGGGAGATAACTGGGGATTTAGTAGCACTGGACACTTTCAGAAAGCTGATATCAAAAACTATACAACAAATAATGTATCTGTACTTAGAATGCATGACTACAAATTGTACATGAATGCACGCATCTCTCCCCTTTCTCACACATATTATGTGCAGTGCTTAGCAAATGGAAAATATACTGTGAGACTTCACTTTGCAGAGATTGTATTGAGAGGCAACAAATCTTTTTATGGTCTTGGAAGACGAATATTTGATGTTTATGTACAG AGGGAACTGAAGCGGAAGGATTTTGATATTGTAAAGGAAGCAAAAGGGGTTGATACTGCAGTCATTATTAACTTTACAGCAGTTTCAGTTATTAATAAAAGTTTAGAGATTCGCTTTCATTGGGCTGGGAAAGGGACAACAGCTACTCCAAAAAGAGGAATATATGGTCCTCTTATATCTGCCATCTCTGTGGAGGCTA ATTTCAGACCTAGCAAGTGGAAGAAGAACATTGCGGTTGGAGCTGTAGTTTTTTCACTATGTGTTGTTTCTATCATTTTATGCATTCTTTGGTGGAAGGGCTGTTTTGGTCGCAGATTATCAAGAGAAAAAG AATTGAAAGGATTGGATCTACAAACCGGTTTCTTTACCTTCAAACAGATCAGGGCTGCCACTAACAACTTTGAAGCTGCAAATAAAATTGGGGAAGGTGGTTTTGGATCTGTCTACAAG GGTATACTTTTAGATGGTACTATAATTGCTGTTAAGCAACTTTCTTCGAAATCAAAGCAAGGAAATCGTGAATTTGTGAATGAAATTGGCATGATATCTGCTTTACAGCACCCAAATCTTGTTAGATTGTATGGATGTTGTATTGAAGGAAATCAATTGTTCTTAGTATATGAATACATGGAAAACAATAGCCTGGCACGTGCTTTGTTTG GTCCAGAGGAATATTGCTTAAACTTGGATTGGCCAACAAGGCAGAAAATATGTGTTGGCATAGCGAGAGGTCTGGCTTTCTTGCATGAGGAATCAACAATAAAAGTTGTTCATAGAGACATCAAAACTACCAATGTGCTACTGGATAGGGACCTAAACCCAAAGATTTCCGACTTTGGTTTGGCCAAGCTTGATGAAGAGGGAAACACCCATATCAGCACCCGAGTTGCTGGAACAAT AGGATACATGGCGCCAGAATATGCATTATGGGGTTATTTAACCTATAAAGCAGATGTCTATAGCTTTGGGGTTGTTACATTGGAAATTGTTGCTGGGAAAAACAACATGAAATATCGACCAAATGAGAATTATGTATGCCTTCTAGATTGG GCGCTTGTTCTACAAAGAAAGGGTAATATAATGGAGCTGGTGGATCCAAAGTTGGGTTCAGAGTTAAACAAGGAGGAAGCTAGTAGAATGATCAAAGTTGCTCTCTTATGCACTAATCCATCACCAGCACTTAGACCCACAATGTCTGCAGTAGTAAGCATGTTAGAAGGCCAAACCATTGTTGATGAAGTCACCATGGATCCGAGTATATATGGCGATGAAATGGGGTTTAGTGCCTTAAGACACCAGTTTGACCAACTCCAACCAGTACCAATGAGCTCAAGTGGAACAGAGAGCCTTATACATTCATCAGTTGCGACATGGGTTGGATCTTCTTCTACATCTGGCCAGGATATCTATCCAGTTAATCTTGATTCTCAGTAA